Genomic DNA from Pigmentiphaga litoralis:
AGGGCGGACATCAGGCGGGCGTCGGCCGCCCGCCGCGCGGCCGTGTCCATGGCGGCCCGGGCGGCACGCAAGCCGGCCCGCAGGCCAAGGGCGGTGTCGGCCGCAAGGTCGGATGCCGCATCGGGTGCAGCAACCGCCCGGGCGCCGGCGGTCGAATTCGCAGATCCGCCGTCCCTGCCGTCGCCCGCTGCCTGTTGCGCCCGCACGCCGTTTTCATCCTCTTCCGCGGGGTCACCGTCTTGCGGTTTTCCCGATGCTATCCTACCCGCCATGGCTCATTTCGCTCGTTTCATCACATCCCGGATTATCGCGCTTGCCGCGGTCACCTTCACGGTCGCCGGCGTCAGTGGCTGCGCGCAGGCGCAGACGTCCGCGCCGCGCACCGACGCCGCCCTGATGTCGGCCTATTCGGCCAGCCAGAGCGGCAACTGGGACACGGTGCGGGCGCTGATTCCGCAGGTGCAGGGCAATGTGCTGGCGGCGTATCCCGAATACTGGTGGTTGCGCCAGCAGACGCTGGATCCCCGCAAGCCCACCCCGGTCTTTGAAATCGATGCCTTCCTGACCACGCACCGCGGCACCTACCTGGCCGAACGGCTGCGAGGCGACCTGGTGCTGGCGGCGGCGCGCACCGGCGACTATGGCGCGATCCGCAATTACGCCGACACCACCGTCACGACCCCGCAAGTCGACTGCGGCATCCTGCTCGCGCAGCATGCCCGCGGCGAAAAGGTGTCGCTCAAGCGCGTGAACGAGCTGTTTTCGCCGGGCGACGTCTGCTGGTCCTTGTACGACCGCCTGCAGGCCGACGGCGTGATGCAGACCGAAGACTTCATCGTCCAGTTGCGGGGCCAGCTTGAAAACAACTCGCTGCCCAACGCGCGCCGGATGGCTCGCTATATCTATAACCCGATCCAGCAGAAGGCGTTCAACACGCTGGTCGATGCGCCCATGCCCTGGCTGGTCAAGCAGGCCGACCCGCCGCGCGACCGGGCAAGCCGCGAAATGATCGTCGACGCACTGAGCCGTCTGGCCCGCACCGACCCCCAGGTCGGCTACGCCTATTTCGAGCGCAGCTGGGCGCGCCAGCTGCCGCCGGCTGATGTCGCCTGGCTGCGCAATCAGTTCGCGCTGTCGGCCGCCATCAAGCTGGATCCGGTGGCCATCGATTGGTACCGGGCAGGTGAAGGCGCCGAGCTGACCGAATACAACCACGCATGGCGGGTACGCACTGCGCTGCGCCAGCAGCCGGTGGACTGGCGCCTGGTGCTGCGTTACCTGGACGAAATGCCGTCGGGCATGAAAGAAGATCCGGCCAGCTGGGTCTACTGGCGCGGCCGCGCGCTGATCGCGACGGGTGCGGTGCCCGAAGGCCAGGCGGCGTTCCGCAGCATTGCGGAACAGTTCAACTTCTATGGCCAGCTGGCCGCCGAAGAACTGGGCGTGCCGACGACCATCCCGACCACGGCGCCCCCGATCACGCCGCAGGAACTGGCGGCTGCCCAATACAACCCGGCCCTGCAGCGCGCCCTGGCGCTGTTCAAGCTGAACTGGCGCACCGAAGCCACCCGCGAGTGGAACTACGCGCTGCGCAACATGGACGACCGCGAACTGATCGCCGCCGCCAAGCTGGCGCATCTGGAAAACATCTACGATCGCGCCGTCAACACGGCGGACCGCACGGTGCGCCAGCATGACTTCAACCTGCGCTTCGTGACGCCCTTCCGCGACCAGCTGGTGCAGACCACGCGCGGTGTCGGTGTCGACGAAAGCTGGGTGTACGGGCTGATCCGCCAGGAATCGCGCTTCATCATGAACGCGCGGTCCAGCGTCGGCGCGTCGGGCTTCATGCAATTGATGCCCGCCACCGCCAAGTGGGTCGCCGGCAAGATCGGCATGGCGGACTTTTCGCCATCACGCGTCAACGACCTGGACGTCAACCTGATGCTGGGCACAAGCTACCTGCGTATCGTGCTGGACGACCTGGGCGGCTCGCCGCTGCTGGCGTCGGCGGGCTATAACGCCGGCCCGCGCCGGCCGGTCGCGTGGCGCTCGACGCTGCCGGGCCCGGTCGAAGGCGCCATCTTCGCTGAAACGATTCCGTTTACCGAGACGCGCGATTACGTCAAGAAAGTGCTGTCCAACGCCACCTATTACGCTGCCCTGTTCACCGGGCAGCCGCAGTCCCTGAAAGCCCGCCTCGGCACGGTGGCGCCCCAACAAGCGGTCGACACGACCCTGATTCCCTAGATTAGAAGAAGACATCACTCCATGAAACACCAACGTGTCCTCGTGATCGGCGGCTCGGGCTTCATCGGCAGCCATCTGGTTGCCCAACTGGCCGCGCAAGGCAAACGCATCGTCATCCCGACACGCCGCTACATCCGCGCGCGTCACCTGATCCTGCTGCCCACGGTCAGCGCGATCGAAGCCGATATCCACGACGATCGCGATCTCGATGCCCTGATCGCCGGACAAGACGCCGTCATCAACCTGGTCGGCGTGTTGCATGGCGACCGCGGCACGCCGTACGGCAACGCCTTTCGCAAGATGCATGTCGAGCTGCCCGACCGGATTGCCCGCGCCTGCGTGCGCCACGGCGTGACGCGCCTGCTGCACATGAGCGCGCTGGGCGCCGATTCCGCCGGCAAGAGCATGTACCAGCGGTCGCGGGGCGACGGCGAAGCGGCCGTGCACCGTGCGTTCGATGCCGTCGAAGGCAATGCGCTGACCGTGTTCCGGCCGTCCGTCGTGTTCGGCCCGCACGACCGCTTCATGAACCTGTTCGCGCGGCTGGCTCGCTTCTTCCCGGTCCTGCCGATCGCAGGCGCCGATGCCAAGCTGCAGCCCATCTTCGTGGGCGATGTGGCGCAGGCCATGACGAACGCGCTGGACGATCCCCGCACCTATGGCAAGACCTACTCGCTGGCCGGCCCGCAAACCTTCACCCTGGGTGAACTGGTCCGGCTGGCGGCGCTGTGGGGCGGACACAAGCGCCCGGTCGTGAAGATCCCGATGGGCATGGGCAAGCTGCAGGCGGCCTTCATGGAAATGTTGCCTGGCGAGCCCATCATGTCGCGCGACAACCTGGATTCGCTGGCGACCGACAACGTCATGAACGAAGCGCTGGCGCCTGAACTGGACCTGCATCCGACCTCGCTCGATGCGGTCGCGCCCGACTACCTTTCCGGCCAGCATCCGCGCACGCGCTTTGACGACGTGCGTGCGCGCCACGGCCGGAATACGTAAATCGGCATGGCGGCAGCGGACCCCGCCCTCGACGGGCTGGACGTGTATGTGGTGGGCGGCGCCGTGCGCGACGCCTTGCTGGGCCTGCCGGCGGGCGACCAGGACTGGGTCGTGGTCGGCGCCACGCCAGAACAGCTGTCCGACCGAGGTTTTTTGCCGGTCGGCGGCGACTTTCCTGTCTTCCTGCATCCGGTAACGCGCGAGGAGTACGCGCTTGCTCGCACGGAACGCAAGTCTGGCAGGGGCTACAAAGGCTTTACCTTTCATACCGGTCCGGAAGTCACCCTGGAAGACGACCTGGGGCGCCGCGACCTGACGGTCAATGCCATTGCCCGTCATGCCGATGGCCGCCTGGTCGACCCCTACGGCGGCCAGCGCGACCTGGCCGACCGGATCTTCCGGCATGTCGGTCCGGCGTTTTCCGAAGACCCCGTTCGTGTGCTGCGCCTGGCCCGCTTCGCCGCGCGCTTTACCGACTTTTCCATCGCGCCGGAAACGCTGGCCTTGTGCCGCCACATGGTGGATGACGGCGAAGTCGATGCTCTGGTGCCCGAGCGGGTCTGGAAAGAAGTGTCGCGCGGCCTGATGCTGGACCGGCCGTCCCGCATGCTGGACGTGCTGGCCGACACGCACGCCCTGCCCCGCGTGGCGCCCGGTCTGGTCTGGACACCAAGGGTGGCCGATCTGATCGACCGGGCCGCGCAGAACGGCCTGCCCCTGGCCGGCCGGTACGCCCTGCTGTGCATCGAATCCGCCGATACGGCCGCGTTGGCCAAGCGGCTGCGCACGCCGACCGAATGTGCGGATCAGGCGCGTTTGTTGCAGAGCATGGTGAAGACGCTGGAGTCCATCGGCGAAACGCCGTCGGCGGAACAGGTGATCAGCCTGTTCGAACTGACCGATGCCCTGCGCAAGCCAGACCGGCTCTCGCAATTGCTGGATAGCGCGGCGTTGATCCTGCCGGTGGAACGCGATGCCTGGCGTACCCGGTGGATGGCCTGGCTGGATGTGGCGCGGACCGTGGATGCCGGCGCGATTGCCGCGCAGCACGCCAGGACGCCTGCCCTGATCAAGGACGCCGTCAGGACCGCGCGGCGGGACGCACTGGAACGGCATCTGGCGCAGCACGGCGGGCAGCCGCAGCAGCAACAGAACGAACATCCCCTGGACGGGCACAAGGACAACGCATGAACAAGACGTACGAAACGCATTATTCCGACGAAAACTTTCGCCAGAAGATGACGCGCTACGCCAAGAAGGCGGGGCGCGAAGTGGTCGAGAAGGCCCTGTGGCTGCATTACGCCGCGCAGGATCCGGCCACCCCGAAGTGGGCCAAGGCCGCCATGTACAGCGCGCTGGGCTACTTCATTCTGCCGCTGGACGCGATCCCCGACTTTGCGCCGCTGGTTGGGTACACCGACGACCTGAGCGTGATGGCTGCAGCGCTGGTGGTGACGTCGATGTACATCACGGGCGCGGTCAAGGAACAGGCGCGCAGCAAGGTCGACGGCTGGTTCGGCAGCGACGCGGACGACACGATCTCCGCATCGAACCCCGACGACGCCAGGGCCGGCGGCTTCAAAGCCTGAACGCTTCCTGCAGGGCGCCAATGCTGCGTTTGTCCTTGTCCGCCTGCCGGCAGACAAACGCAACCTGGCGCGTCGGCCCCTTCTTTCCCAGATCCACTTCGCGGAACGCGTAGGCCCGGCGCAACGGCTCGTAGGGCTGCGGGATTACCGACACACCCAGACCCGCCGACACCATCGCCACGATGGCATGGCTGGACAGCAAGTCGATACGGGCGCGCATTCTGGGCTGCAGCCGTTCCACGAACTGCGCGGCGATCATGCCACCGGTCGACGTCTTGTCGAAACGGATCCAGTCGTGCTGCTGCAGCAGTTCCTGCACCGTCTTGCCGGTCGCATCGGGCGGCGCCACCAGCACCATCTTCTCTTCGCGCAACACCTGCCAGAACAGCCGGCTGGACCCACCCGTCAGCGGGCGCACCACGACAGCGGCATCCAATGTGCCGGCATTCAATTCCCCCAGCAGATGATCGGACCGGCCGCGCGCCAGTTCCACGTCCAGCTTCGGATATTGATCACGCAGCCACTTCAGCGCGCCGGGCAGCAAGGTCGCCTGCACCGTGTCAATGGTGCCCAGCCGGGTGCGGCCCGACACGTCCGTCTCATCGCGCGTGCGCAGGGATTCCAGCGCATCCAGCGTGCCTTGCACCGTCTCGGCCAACTCGAGCGCGAACGGCGTGGGGTGGGCCCGGCGGGACGACCGGTCGAACAGCAACTGGCCGAAGTGCTGTTCCAGATATTTGATGTGCTGGCTGACTGCCCCGGGGGTCACATGCACGTCCTCCGCCGCCGCGGCAA
This window encodes:
- a CDS encoding lytic transglycosylase domain-containing protein: MAHFARFITSRIIALAAVTFTVAGVSGCAQAQTSAPRTDAALMSAYSASQSGNWDTVRALIPQVQGNVLAAYPEYWWLRQQTLDPRKPTPVFEIDAFLTTHRGTYLAERLRGDLVLAAARTGDYGAIRNYADTTVTTPQVDCGILLAQHARGEKVSLKRVNELFSPGDVCWSLYDRLQADGVMQTEDFIVQLRGQLENNSLPNARRMARYIYNPIQQKAFNTLVDAPMPWLVKQADPPRDRASREMIVDALSRLARTDPQVGYAYFERSWARQLPPADVAWLRNQFALSAAIKLDPVAIDWYRAGEGAELTEYNHAWRVRTALRQQPVDWRLVLRYLDEMPSGMKEDPASWVYWRGRALIATGAVPEGQAAFRSIAEQFNFYGQLAAEELGVPTTIPTTAPPITPQELAAAQYNPALQRALALFKLNWRTEATREWNYALRNMDDRELIAAAKLAHLENIYDRAVNTADRTVRQHDFNLRFVTPFRDQLVQTTRGVGVDESWVYGLIRQESRFIMNARSSVGASGFMQLMPATAKWVAGKIGMADFSPSRVNDLDVNLMLGTSYLRIVLDDLGGSPLLASAGYNAGPRRPVAWRSTLPGPVEGAIFAETIPFTETRDYVKKVLSNATYYAALFTGQPQSLKARLGTVAPQQAVDTTLIP
- a CDS encoding complex I NDUFA9 subunit family protein is translated as MKHQRVLVIGGSGFIGSHLVAQLAAQGKRIVIPTRRYIRARHLILLPTVSAIEADIHDDRDLDALIAGQDAVINLVGVLHGDRGTPYGNAFRKMHVELPDRIARACVRHGVTRLLHMSALGADSAGKSMYQRSRGDGEAAVHRAFDAVEGNALTVFRPSVVFGPHDRFMNLFARLARFFPVLPIAGADAKLQPIFVGDVAQAMTNALDDPRTYGKTYSLAGPQTFTLGELVRLAALWGGHKRPVVKIPMGMGKLQAAFMEMLPGEPIMSRDNLDSLATDNVMNEALAPELDLHPTSLDAVAPDYLSGQHPRTRFDDVRARHGRNT
- a CDS encoding CCA tRNA nucleotidyltransferase (catalyzes the addition and repair of the 3'-terminal CCA sequence in tRNA; these proteins belong to the CCA-adding enzyme subfamily 2 which does not have phosphohydrolase activity) translates to MAAADPALDGLDVYVVGGAVRDALLGLPAGDQDWVVVGATPEQLSDRGFLPVGGDFPVFLHPVTREEYALARTERKSGRGYKGFTFHTGPEVTLEDDLGRRDLTVNAIARHADGRLVDPYGGQRDLADRIFRHVGPAFSEDPVRVLRLARFAARFTDFSIAPETLALCRHMVDDGEVDALVPERVWKEVSRGLMLDRPSRMLDVLADTHALPRVAPGLVWTPRVADLIDRAAQNGLPLAGRYALLCIESADTAALAKRLRTPTECADQARLLQSMVKTLESIGETPSAEQVISLFELTDALRKPDRLSQLLDSAALILPVERDAWRTRWMAWLDVARTVDAGAIAAQHARTPALIKDAVRTARRDALERHLAQHGGQPQQQQNEHPLDGHKDNA
- a CDS encoding YkvA family protein; this translates as MNKTYETHYSDENFRQKMTRYAKKAGREVVEKALWLHYAAQDPATPKWAKAAMYSALGYFILPLDAIPDFAPLVGYTDDLSVMAAALVVTSMYITGAVKEQARSKVDGWFGSDADDTISASNPDDARAGGFKA
- a CDS encoding LysR family transcriptional regulator; translation: MKVEFLHTLCAVIRRGTFAAAAEDVHVTPGAVSQHIKYLEQHFGQLLFDRSSRRAHPTPFALELAETVQGTLDALESLRTRDETDVSGRTRLGTIDTVQATLLPGALKWLRDQYPKLDVELARGRSDHLLGELNAGTLDAAVVVRPLTGGSSRLFWQVLREEKMVLVAPPDATGKTVQELLQQHDWIRFDKTSTGGMIAAQFVERLQPRMRARIDLLSSHAIVAMVSAGLGVSVIPQPYEPLRRAYAFREVDLGKKGPTRQVAFVCRQADKDKRSIGALQEAFRL